The Neodiprion virginianus isolate iyNeoVirg1 chromosome 5, iyNeoVirg1.1, whole genome shotgun sequence genome contains a region encoding:
- the LOC124305536 gene encoding apoptotic chromatin condensation inducer in the nucleus isoform X2, translating into MLQMRRKSERNKSKGSPEKKVEKATRKSTRKRGRRATSSSPEREEFESKSVDLSKEQESIPESMTSLPATRLKIRELKAIAEEESLAKQISSSSSAPPSENLEEGGGEGASVWKVARADASPGEIQKLKLCRQRNPSEASDSSSSRKKSHKSYESGEGDGEEGDSTEEPLRSRKRDLGEERQDDPSSPNPGQDSKEEVSHCREILPRTTSANFTLSDDKKNVDRLADNNADQAIRYDQNCPVQKSPKADTNEQEEPSSNGDDLDQTKAPIVERQASEDVDKNLPEGRKGKEEVEKVGETEAEAVVRLNEVPINDSQADEKEDSIAPAELETRESSTDEDSCSKPIASSVTSETKIQTKRSELLTSLRTVRRKHRDKYHESSDSDTPESEDEPNEKKTNDSQQREETGKESAKIKSSRSPSPVNRFGFCAEVSADNKTESSGEIEERRNSPNDCRPCDQVPVNSLSADYKPAKVNLKRSFSVRLMEAEESIKKDDAEKNGESEVSLRVKEIHNVAEQADGKNLPRKRRWGVAVTAESTPAFTVSTDSLKALVPGAKPLSITEVRLSKDDDEPRERRKEREKRRSISADATEPRVSEDIAMTKNENTKKGDLKHDNHIGAKRKISILKEAPPVKSPSPSLAKATNVLLIKNLVRPFTLNQIKELLSRTGTIIENGFWIDGIKSKCYVVYANEDQAFETRQALHGISWPLSNPKRLQVEYATIEDVEKARELFKDQPALRAAEPSVGGDTWQQVWAREEKQNAPVKVNTVREWDLGKEDGHQMKEKERGKKDLEKKRRQRSRSPPIEPHLPPPARKFKKKEDDPPPAKLLDDLFKKTKAIPCIYWLPLTNEQIVVKEEMRRQHMAEHARRLEEMKRAERSRDPAARRRRSPRK; encoded by the exons ATGCTGC AAATGAGGCGCAAAAGTGAGAGGAACAAATCCAAGGGATCTCCGGAGAAGAAAGTGGAAAAGGCAACACGAAAATCTACACGGAAACGTGGTAGAAGGGCGACGTCGTCATCGCCAGAAAGAGAGGAATTTGAATCTAAGTCGGTGGATTTGTCAAAGGAACAAGAGAGCATACCAGAATCGATGACGTCGCTGCCAGCCACAAGGCTCAAGATCAGAGAGTTGAAAGCAATAGCGGAAGAGGAGTCATTGGCGAAGCAGATAAGCAGCAGCAGTAGTGCCCCGCCCTCGGAAAACCTTGAAGAAGGCGGAGGGGAGGGAGCTTCGGTTTGGAAGGTAGCAAGGGCGGATGCCTCACCAGGTGAAATCCAGAAGCTCAAATTATGCAGGCAGCGAAATCCATCGGAAGCATCGGATAGTTCTTCGTCTAGGAAAAAATCTCATAAGTCGTATGAAAGTGGTGAGGGTGACGGCGAGGAAGGTGACTCCACCGAGGAACCGCTTAGGTCACGGAAGCGGGACCTTGGTGAGGAGCGGCAGGATGATCCCTCCTCCCCGAACCCGGGTCAGGACTCCAAGGAAGAGGTAAGTCATTGTAGGGAGATCCTGCCCAGAACCACTTCAGCCAACTTCACCTtgtctgacgataaaaaaaacgtagATCGGCTAGCCGACAACAACGCCGACCAGGCTATTCGTTACGACCAAAACTGTCCTGTCCAGAAGTCGCCAAAAGCAGATACCAACGAACAGGAGGAGCCCAGCTCCAACGGAGATGATCTAGATCAGACAAAGGCCCCTATAGTCGAGCGACAGGCTTCCGAGGATGTTGATAAAAACTTGCCAGAGGGAAGGAAGGGCAAGGAAGAGGTGGAAAAGGTGGGTGAAACTGAAGCTGAGGCTGTCGTTCGGCTTAACGAGGTGCCGATAAATGACAGCCAGGCTGATGAAAAAGAGGATTCAATTGCTCCCGCTGAACTTGAAACTAGAGAGTCGAGTACTGACGAAGATAGCTGTAGCAAGCCCATTGCATCTTCGGTGACAAGTGAGACAAAGATTCAAACTAAAAGGTCTGAACTACTTACGTCATTGCGTACAGTGCGGCGGAAGCATCGTGATAAGTATCACGAGTCCTCAGACTCTGACACACCTGAATCTGAGGATGAACCCAACGAGAAGAAGACTAACGATTCTCAGCAGAGAGAAGAAACAGGGAAGGAATCAGCTAAGATCAAGAGCAGCAGATCCCCGTCTCCAGTGAACAGATTTGGTTTCTGCGCAGAAGTTTCAGCGGATAATAAAACTGAAAGTTCTGGAGAGATAGAGGAGAGGAGAAATAGCCCGAACGATTGCAGACCCTGTGACCAAGTACCAGTTAATTCACTTTCAGCTGATTATAAACCTGCAAAAGTCAATTTGAAGCGATCCTT CTCTGTACGGTTAATGGAAGCCGAGGAgtcaataaaaaaagatgATGCCGAGAAAAATGGAGAAAGCGAAGTGTCTCTTCGAGTCAAG GAAATTCACAACGTAGCTGAACAAGCCGATGGTAAAAATTTGCCCCGCAAGCGTCGCTGGGGAGTTGCTGTTACAGCAGAATCAACCCCAGCTTTTACGGTATCGACTGATTCCTTGAAG GCTTTGGTACCCGGCGCAAAGCCACTGTCGATTACAGAAGTCAGATTATCCAAAGACGATGATGAGCCAAGGGAACGACGCAAAGAGCGGGAAAAACGGCGTTCGATCAGCGCCGACGCCACGGAGCCGAGAGTTTCCGAAGACATTGCAATGACAAAGAACGAAAATACGAAAAAGGGAGATCTCAAACACGATAATCACATAG GTGCAAAGCGGAAGATATCAATACTGAAAGAAGCGCCTCCCGTCAAATCACCAAGCCCGTCATTGGCAAAGGCAACAAATGTACTGCTGATAAAAAACCTTGTTCGCCCATTTACTTTGAACCAGATCAAGGAACTGCTTTCTCGAACAGGCACCATTATAGAGAATGGCTTTTGGATAGACGGGATTAAGTCCAAATGCTACGTAGTG TATGCGAACGAGGACCAGGCATTCGAAACCAGACAAGCCCTGCATGGAATTTCGTGGCCATTGTCAAATCCTAAACGTCTTCAAGTCGAGTATGCAACTATAGAAGATGTGGAGAAAGCACGCGAACTGTTCAAAGACCAACCCGCCCTCCGCGCTGCAGAGCCATCGGTGGGTGGCGATACCTGGCAACAAGTCTGGGCCCGTGAGGAGAAGCAAAATGCACCGGTCAAG GTGAATACTGTCCGTGAATGGGATCTGGGTAAGGAAGATGGCCATCAAATGAAAGAGAAGGAACGGGGAAAAAAGGAtttggagaagaaaagaaggcAAAGAAGTCGCAGCCCACCGATAGAGCCTCACCTACCTCCACCTGCTCggaaattcaagaaaaaagaGGACGACCCACCGCCAGCCAAACTCCTCGAcgatttgtttaaaaaaactaAGGCCATTCCATGCATATACTGGCTGCCACTTACAAATGAACAG ATTGTGGTAAAGGAAGAGATGCGTCGGCAGCATATGGCCGAACACGCGCGTAGACTTGAGGAGATGAAGCGCGCGGAGAGAAGCAGAGACCCTGCCGCACGTCGCCGGCGCAGCCCCAGAAAATAA
- the LOC124305536 gene encoding apoptotic chromatin condensation inducer in the nucleus isoform X1, with translation MAVEITGIEMRRKSERNKSKGSPEKKVEKATRKSTRKRGRRATSSSPEREEFESKSVDLSKEQESIPESMTSLPATRLKIRELKAIAEEESLAKQISSSSSAPPSENLEEGGGEGASVWKVARADASPGEIQKLKLCRQRNPSEASDSSSSRKKSHKSYESGEGDGEEGDSTEEPLRSRKRDLGEERQDDPSSPNPGQDSKEEVSHCREILPRTTSANFTLSDDKKNVDRLADNNADQAIRYDQNCPVQKSPKADTNEQEEPSSNGDDLDQTKAPIVERQASEDVDKNLPEGRKGKEEVEKVGETEAEAVVRLNEVPINDSQADEKEDSIAPAELETRESSTDEDSCSKPIASSVTSETKIQTKRSELLTSLRTVRRKHRDKYHESSDSDTPESEDEPNEKKTNDSQQREETGKESAKIKSSRSPSPVNRFGFCAEVSADNKTESSGEIEERRNSPNDCRPCDQVPVNSLSADYKPAKVNLKRSFSVRLMEAEESIKKDDAEKNGESEVSLRVKEIHNVAEQADGKNLPRKRRWGVAVTAESTPAFTVSTDSLKALVPGAKPLSITEVRLSKDDDEPRERRKEREKRRSISADATEPRVSEDIAMTKNENTKKGDLKHDNHIGAKRKISILKEAPPVKSPSPSLAKATNVLLIKNLVRPFTLNQIKELLSRTGTIIENGFWIDGIKSKCYVVYANEDQAFETRQALHGISWPLSNPKRLQVEYATIEDVEKARELFKDQPALRAAEPSVGGDTWQQVWAREEKQNAPVKVNTVREWDLGKEDGHQMKEKERGKKDLEKKRRQRSRSPPIEPHLPPPARKFKKKEDDPPPAKLLDDLFKKTKAIPCIYWLPLTNEQIVVKEEMRRQHMAEHARRLEEMKRAERSRDPAARRRRSPRK, from the exons ATGGCAGTGGAAATAACAGGTATAG AAATGAGGCGCAAAAGTGAGAGGAACAAATCCAAGGGATCTCCGGAGAAGAAAGTGGAAAAGGCAACACGAAAATCTACACGGAAACGTGGTAGAAGGGCGACGTCGTCATCGCCAGAAAGAGAGGAATTTGAATCTAAGTCGGTGGATTTGTCAAAGGAACAAGAGAGCATACCAGAATCGATGACGTCGCTGCCAGCCACAAGGCTCAAGATCAGAGAGTTGAAAGCAATAGCGGAAGAGGAGTCATTGGCGAAGCAGATAAGCAGCAGCAGTAGTGCCCCGCCCTCGGAAAACCTTGAAGAAGGCGGAGGGGAGGGAGCTTCGGTTTGGAAGGTAGCAAGGGCGGATGCCTCACCAGGTGAAATCCAGAAGCTCAAATTATGCAGGCAGCGAAATCCATCGGAAGCATCGGATAGTTCTTCGTCTAGGAAAAAATCTCATAAGTCGTATGAAAGTGGTGAGGGTGACGGCGAGGAAGGTGACTCCACCGAGGAACCGCTTAGGTCACGGAAGCGGGACCTTGGTGAGGAGCGGCAGGATGATCCCTCCTCCCCGAACCCGGGTCAGGACTCCAAGGAAGAGGTAAGTCATTGTAGGGAGATCCTGCCCAGAACCACTTCAGCCAACTTCACCTtgtctgacgataaaaaaaacgtagATCGGCTAGCCGACAACAACGCCGACCAGGCTATTCGTTACGACCAAAACTGTCCTGTCCAGAAGTCGCCAAAAGCAGATACCAACGAACAGGAGGAGCCCAGCTCCAACGGAGATGATCTAGATCAGACAAAGGCCCCTATAGTCGAGCGACAGGCTTCCGAGGATGTTGATAAAAACTTGCCAGAGGGAAGGAAGGGCAAGGAAGAGGTGGAAAAGGTGGGTGAAACTGAAGCTGAGGCTGTCGTTCGGCTTAACGAGGTGCCGATAAATGACAGCCAGGCTGATGAAAAAGAGGATTCAATTGCTCCCGCTGAACTTGAAACTAGAGAGTCGAGTACTGACGAAGATAGCTGTAGCAAGCCCATTGCATCTTCGGTGACAAGTGAGACAAAGATTCAAACTAAAAGGTCTGAACTACTTACGTCATTGCGTACAGTGCGGCGGAAGCATCGTGATAAGTATCACGAGTCCTCAGACTCTGACACACCTGAATCTGAGGATGAACCCAACGAGAAGAAGACTAACGATTCTCAGCAGAGAGAAGAAACAGGGAAGGAATCAGCTAAGATCAAGAGCAGCAGATCCCCGTCTCCAGTGAACAGATTTGGTTTCTGCGCAGAAGTTTCAGCGGATAATAAAACTGAAAGTTCTGGAGAGATAGAGGAGAGGAGAAATAGCCCGAACGATTGCAGACCCTGTGACCAAGTACCAGTTAATTCACTTTCAGCTGATTATAAACCTGCAAAAGTCAATTTGAAGCGATCCTT CTCTGTACGGTTAATGGAAGCCGAGGAgtcaataaaaaaagatgATGCCGAGAAAAATGGAGAAAGCGAAGTGTCTCTTCGAGTCAAG GAAATTCACAACGTAGCTGAACAAGCCGATGGTAAAAATTTGCCCCGCAAGCGTCGCTGGGGAGTTGCTGTTACAGCAGAATCAACCCCAGCTTTTACGGTATCGACTGATTCCTTGAAG GCTTTGGTACCCGGCGCAAAGCCACTGTCGATTACAGAAGTCAGATTATCCAAAGACGATGATGAGCCAAGGGAACGACGCAAAGAGCGGGAAAAACGGCGTTCGATCAGCGCCGACGCCACGGAGCCGAGAGTTTCCGAAGACATTGCAATGACAAAGAACGAAAATACGAAAAAGGGAGATCTCAAACACGATAATCACATAG GTGCAAAGCGGAAGATATCAATACTGAAAGAAGCGCCTCCCGTCAAATCACCAAGCCCGTCATTGGCAAAGGCAACAAATGTACTGCTGATAAAAAACCTTGTTCGCCCATTTACTTTGAACCAGATCAAGGAACTGCTTTCTCGAACAGGCACCATTATAGAGAATGGCTTTTGGATAGACGGGATTAAGTCCAAATGCTACGTAGTG TATGCGAACGAGGACCAGGCATTCGAAACCAGACAAGCCCTGCATGGAATTTCGTGGCCATTGTCAAATCCTAAACGTCTTCAAGTCGAGTATGCAACTATAGAAGATGTGGAGAAAGCACGCGAACTGTTCAAAGACCAACCCGCCCTCCGCGCTGCAGAGCCATCGGTGGGTGGCGATACCTGGCAACAAGTCTGGGCCCGTGAGGAGAAGCAAAATGCACCGGTCAAG GTGAATACTGTCCGTGAATGGGATCTGGGTAAGGAAGATGGCCATCAAATGAAAGAGAAGGAACGGGGAAAAAAGGAtttggagaagaaaagaaggcAAAGAAGTCGCAGCCCACCGATAGAGCCTCACCTACCTCCACCTGCTCggaaattcaagaaaaaagaGGACGACCCACCGCCAGCCAAACTCCTCGAcgatttgtttaaaaaaactaAGGCCATTCCATGCATATACTGGCTGCCACTTACAAATGAACAG ATTGTGGTAAAGGAAGAGATGCGTCGGCAGCATATGGCCGAACACGCGCGTAGACTTGAGGAGATGAAGCGCGCGGAGAGAAGCAGAGACCCTGCCGCACGTCGCCGGCGCAGCCCCAGAAAATAA
- the LOC124305536 gene encoding apoptotic chromatin condensation inducer in the nucleus isoform X3 — protein MRRKSERNKSKGSPEKKVEKATRKSTRKRGRRATSSSPEREEFESKSVDLSKEQESIPESMTSLPATRLKIRELKAIAEEESLAKQISSSSSAPPSENLEEGGGEGASVWKVARADASPGEIQKLKLCRQRNPSEASDSSSSRKKSHKSYESGEGDGEEGDSTEEPLRSRKRDLGEERQDDPSSPNPGQDSKEEVSHCREILPRTTSANFTLSDDKKNVDRLADNNADQAIRYDQNCPVQKSPKADTNEQEEPSSNGDDLDQTKAPIVERQASEDVDKNLPEGRKGKEEVEKVGETEAEAVVRLNEVPINDSQADEKEDSIAPAELETRESSTDEDSCSKPIASSVTSETKIQTKRSELLTSLRTVRRKHRDKYHESSDSDTPESEDEPNEKKTNDSQQREETGKESAKIKSSRSPSPVNRFGFCAEVSADNKTESSGEIEERRNSPNDCRPCDQVPVNSLSADYKPAKVNLKRSFSVRLMEAEESIKKDDAEKNGESEVSLRVKEIHNVAEQADGKNLPRKRRWGVAVTAESTPAFTVSTDSLKALVPGAKPLSITEVRLSKDDDEPRERRKEREKRRSISADATEPRVSEDIAMTKNENTKKGDLKHDNHIGAKRKISILKEAPPVKSPSPSLAKATNVLLIKNLVRPFTLNQIKELLSRTGTIIENGFWIDGIKSKCYVVYANEDQAFETRQALHGISWPLSNPKRLQVEYATIEDVEKARELFKDQPALRAAEPSVGGDTWQQVWAREEKQNAPVKVNTVREWDLGKEDGHQMKEKERGKKDLEKKRRQRSRSPPIEPHLPPPARKFKKKEDDPPPAKLLDDLFKKTKAIPCIYWLPLTNEQIVVKEEMRRQHMAEHARRLEEMKRAERSRDPAARRRRSPRK, from the exons ATGAGGCGCAAAAGTGAGAGGAACAAATCCAAGGGATCTCCGGAGAAGAAAGTGGAAAAGGCAACACGAAAATCTACACGGAAACGTGGTAGAAGGGCGACGTCGTCATCGCCAGAAAGAGAGGAATTTGAATCTAAGTCGGTGGATTTGTCAAAGGAACAAGAGAGCATACCAGAATCGATGACGTCGCTGCCAGCCACAAGGCTCAAGATCAGAGAGTTGAAAGCAATAGCGGAAGAGGAGTCATTGGCGAAGCAGATAAGCAGCAGCAGTAGTGCCCCGCCCTCGGAAAACCTTGAAGAAGGCGGAGGGGAGGGAGCTTCGGTTTGGAAGGTAGCAAGGGCGGATGCCTCACCAGGTGAAATCCAGAAGCTCAAATTATGCAGGCAGCGAAATCCATCGGAAGCATCGGATAGTTCTTCGTCTAGGAAAAAATCTCATAAGTCGTATGAAAGTGGTGAGGGTGACGGCGAGGAAGGTGACTCCACCGAGGAACCGCTTAGGTCACGGAAGCGGGACCTTGGTGAGGAGCGGCAGGATGATCCCTCCTCCCCGAACCCGGGTCAGGACTCCAAGGAAGAGGTAAGTCATTGTAGGGAGATCCTGCCCAGAACCACTTCAGCCAACTTCACCTtgtctgacgataaaaaaaacgtagATCGGCTAGCCGACAACAACGCCGACCAGGCTATTCGTTACGACCAAAACTGTCCTGTCCAGAAGTCGCCAAAAGCAGATACCAACGAACAGGAGGAGCCCAGCTCCAACGGAGATGATCTAGATCAGACAAAGGCCCCTATAGTCGAGCGACAGGCTTCCGAGGATGTTGATAAAAACTTGCCAGAGGGAAGGAAGGGCAAGGAAGAGGTGGAAAAGGTGGGTGAAACTGAAGCTGAGGCTGTCGTTCGGCTTAACGAGGTGCCGATAAATGACAGCCAGGCTGATGAAAAAGAGGATTCAATTGCTCCCGCTGAACTTGAAACTAGAGAGTCGAGTACTGACGAAGATAGCTGTAGCAAGCCCATTGCATCTTCGGTGACAAGTGAGACAAAGATTCAAACTAAAAGGTCTGAACTACTTACGTCATTGCGTACAGTGCGGCGGAAGCATCGTGATAAGTATCACGAGTCCTCAGACTCTGACACACCTGAATCTGAGGATGAACCCAACGAGAAGAAGACTAACGATTCTCAGCAGAGAGAAGAAACAGGGAAGGAATCAGCTAAGATCAAGAGCAGCAGATCCCCGTCTCCAGTGAACAGATTTGGTTTCTGCGCAGAAGTTTCAGCGGATAATAAAACTGAAAGTTCTGGAGAGATAGAGGAGAGGAGAAATAGCCCGAACGATTGCAGACCCTGTGACCAAGTACCAGTTAATTCACTTTCAGCTGATTATAAACCTGCAAAAGTCAATTTGAAGCGATCCTT CTCTGTACGGTTAATGGAAGCCGAGGAgtcaataaaaaaagatgATGCCGAGAAAAATGGAGAAAGCGAAGTGTCTCTTCGAGTCAAG GAAATTCACAACGTAGCTGAACAAGCCGATGGTAAAAATTTGCCCCGCAAGCGTCGCTGGGGAGTTGCTGTTACAGCAGAATCAACCCCAGCTTTTACGGTATCGACTGATTCCTTGAAG GCTTTGGTACCCGGCGCAAAGCCACTGTCGATTACAGAAGTCAGATTATCCAAAGACGATGATGAGCCAAGGGAACGACGCAAAGAGCGGGAAAAACGGCGTTCGATCAGCGCCGACGCCACGGAGCCGAGAGTTTCCGAAGACATTGCAATGACAAAGAACGAAAATACGAAAAAGGGAGATCTCAAACACGATAATCACATAG GTGCAAAGCGGAAGATATCAATACTGAAAGAAGCGCCTCCCGTCAAATCACCAAGCCCGTCATTGGCAAAGGCAACAAATGTACTGCTGATAAAAAACCTTGTTCGCCCATTTACTTTGAACCAGATCAAGGAACTGCTTTCTCGAACAGGCACCATTATAGAGAATGGCTTTTGGATAGACGGGATTAAGTCCAAATGCTACGTAGTG TATGCGAACGAGGACCAGGCATTCGAAACCAGACAAGCCCTGCATGGAATTTCGTGGCCATTGTCAAATCCTAAACGTCTTCAAGTCGAGTATGCAACTATAGAAGATGTGGAGAAAGCACGCGAACTGTTCAAAGACCAACCCGCCCTCCGCGCTGCAGAGCCATCGGTGGGTGGCGATACCTGGCAACAAGTCTGGGCCCGTGAGGAGAAGCAAAATGCACCGGTCAAG GTGAATACTGTCCGTGAATGGGATCTGGGTAAGGAAGATGGCCATCAAATGAAAGAGAAGGAACGGGGAAAAAAGGAtttggagaagaaaagaaggcAAAGAAGTCGCAGCCCACCGATAGAGCCTCACCTACCTCCACCTGCTCggaaattcaagaaaaaagaGGACGACCCACCGCCAGCCAAACTCCTCGAcgatttgtttaaaaaaactaAGGCCATTCCATGCATATACTGGCTGCCACTTACAAATGAACAG ATTGTGGTAAAGGAAGAGATGCGTCGGCAGCATATGGCCGAACACGCGCGTAGACTTGAGGAGATGAAGCGCGCGGAGAGAAGCAGAGACCCTGCCGCACGTCGCCGGCGCAGCCCCAGAAAATAA